The stretch of DNA cttcatggagacagagggtatccctgcctgtcctaggcctaccttatgactccctattcagatcctgcacctggaccacagtcccgctacaatcaggcccacagcaaaaccagggcaagaatttaaatgaccctaggaatccttgaggccaggttccagtgcctgaagaggctcagagttacccctgatagggtgtgccacataataatggcatatgtagtattacacaacattgcaaccatccaggaagagtgacagcctaccatctctgacatgcccacagatgaggaaccttacatgcatgtgggtgacaacagagatggtggagttgtcagagactccatctgcaatcactgctttccacattaaatcatgcaccaccacccaccccaccatccaccctgtaaccttttaatatacattacagtcaaattcactgttatgtttcctgtaaataaatatattttagaatatattttaagaataagatatagttatgtacagccataccactttgtacaatattcttatacttcatttttatctgatgccatgtgtgtttcacaccactcagattagacctggaattagtaagtgttcaattaaaaaaatatttaaaaactcaatacagtattataaaggtggagaaaataataatataatcgcacccttctgctaaatataaaaatatcattttcactcacgcattaactctgttggcaattttttgacatgctgactgcctttctctagcagctaccgcagtattacatttacgtttaataatatctatatattctgcatacgcagtcattaatacttcaaacTACAGTGGtatgaaatacgatgctcggctgattttcgtgTTTAAGTcaatgataaatcctatttatctgcgttccattaagaatgcctttcatagttacgcgtgaacgcgcttctgtctgggtcaacctactcagttgagcgaccctgattactttaactccgatcagctgttttggaaccgaaaactctgagtatgtcagatcggggtaagacaactcagagttcagggttaagtttagagtttgttaaacccgctttctggaataccccccagggccagagtgggtGTGATGCATGTCCCGGCCCAAACTAAGATTAACATGGGCCAGCCCAATGTTATTTGCCCTTGAAGACTCGGCCAATCAGCAGTTTTAgtgagaagggtaatgctgcaggctggagccccggtgggcgtgggaaaagggcggagcatgtgtcaatcattttttactgcagccaatcatcttaacagatctgccaaaagaaggcggaaactgcacggtgaagttctttaaacagaagtatatgctgctcttacacaaaagtagttgaataaaaacattagaagagccatgactttagacatttttttactgcaaCCAATGGCGTTTACGTCCTCTcctacacagcaaaaactggagtgTTAAATTTTCAGAGTTAAACATTTCCGAGTTAATTTTCACTCCCAAAGAGTAATTTTAGCACTGTTagatttaacactagaagtgcCAAAGCGCCGGTAATTTAACCGCTGTGACAAGCGCGAATGGTaacctacttatcaagtcaatatctcaaagaaattactacagtaaaaaatgattgacagctaactctggctgataattagcttaataaaaattgattgacaacgaaagtctagtatctgattggctgcaatcaaaaatgattgacacatgctccgccctttactcacgcccaccggggctacggcctgcagcattacatatatggttTTAGTTATTATCCAACTGCGTCACTATGACAACACAGCATATGACGTCACAATGCAGGAGACCCTATAAAAGTCGCCACACAGCATTTAAACCACAGATGCTTTAATCATCACTGCGGTTGAAGGACTACAGGATTTCATTGTGCGAGTAAAGGAGAGTGATTCCAAGTGATCATGAGTAAACAAATGAGGAGGGTAAGTTGATGTTCCTTTGAGCTGGTTTCATAATCTCACTTTAGTCCGAGTAAATTAACTTCTCAGTCTATTTATTGAAAATTCCATTCCACGTCGAGACAGTTCTCTAAAGTTGCTTTGTAGCAACAGTGATTTAAGCAATAGTACACGAGAGGGAGTTTATTATCGCGGATAACATCACGGCTGTGATTTGGTTGTAGACactagaccaggggtggccaatCCGCCAGAGATTTTTTTTGTTGacggggtggcgagtgtaaattgttgacgggggtgtaatggacaaaaaataactattatatcgcgatcgatggatcgccagtagttggcgaattagtaactcgtgtgagcgtgtgaagacagtcaaatgcgtgttttccactacgccggttttaaaagtattagcggctcgctaggcttgtaaacaaaccgcgcaccacgaaggtgtagcagtgtgtcgccctcagagctgatgaggtaaccggtgAGAGTTCGGACCGGCTGGGGaaccgcatgaaaccaggcaaagagccgcaggttggccactcctgcacTAGACATTgcctcccgctcccgccaaaaaattgatttttgttttaatcccgcacccgcccgctacatacacatttctgtcgcccccgccctcaatcctaatatgaattgaattaattaaatttagtgCTTGAAATATTCTTATGTATTAATTAAAACAGccatatagcgatggatcgcgctgtcccatttcttaccacagtccaaacacatgccgtcaggtgacgtacaccaacactttctgcacgctctcacgccacacatccgatttctcacgccgaaaaaaaaatctagtttatttacctctgatccatatctatgattcaatgagttactagttcgctctgacgCCATTATATCTGGCGagcaatcgatcgcgatataatacttaatttgtgtccaatttACGCTCGCCACCCCCGCCAAGGTTCTAATCTctctccaagtgatcttgaaaagtcaGTCAAGAGCCAGTCCGTACAGTCGACCTAATCGTTTTTGTGGTAATTGTAGGTTCAGAATTTGATGTAAGTGTGGAGTCACACTCTTTTCTGAGTCTGTCCAAACTGGCTGCAGGTCAAACGTTATGTTAAAGGCATCCATTTGATTAATTTTTGCATGTTGTTTAAGCACAGATACGAaaatgtcttgtgtgtgtatatgccgTTGCTTGGCAACGCGTCCGCAGTGATACAGATTTAGAAGATTGAAGATGTGTAACCAATTAATATTGGTTATTAACCATCTGAGGTCATTATTAAGATCGATTAATATTCTCTCCTTGAGAGTCCAGCggggttgaaaaaaaaaatcaaaattataaaatgttcgTATTCCCCATATCCTGTCTGAGCGGATGTGCGCAGCCTGTATTATCTTCACAGAAAAGGGTAGCATTCTACAACGTGCTTAACGCAtaatgtagcctactttaaGATAGAAGGGCTGTATAACACGCATGGTTTTATTTAGAAATACACATTAGAAAGCAATACATAGGCCTAGCTCATGAACATATCGCTAATTAATGATTGTGAAGTATTCAGTGCAGTTTCCGAAATTCAATTGTGGCGTGGAATTACGTTATTTGTTGGTCTTTAGGGTATCACACATCTTAACATAAGGCTGCTACTGGCCCACTACTAAACTTTAAAAATTCTTATGCACAACATTTTCTTTATTCCGTATGGAAGCCCAAtcccgccacctaaaataaaaaaaaacagcacatatatatattttctcattattaagtaaattgatacctcattattttgagatactaagtcattattttgagatactaagtcattatttcgagatagtatctcgaaataacgactgagtatctcaaaataatgacttagtatatcgaaataatgacttagtatctcgaaataatgagatagcaatttacttaataatgaggaaaaaaaaatgtgctgttttttttttttttcaggtggCGGGAATGGGCTTCCGTAATTCCGCGATCGTTAGTTACCCAGAAATTAATCTATTCATGAACCAAAATCAACACGTTGGCTTTCAAAATATGATGtacgccccccccacccccgtgttAGTGGAGTCTAGACAGATTCATAACTGCAGTCAGTCAAGGAGAAGATGTATTATGAAGGGAAAAACAATGTCGTCAATTATTACTTCATGCTATGTTTACCCCTGTCAGTACGTTTATATATAGGCCTGCATGAGAAAATCTACCGTTTTCTATGGGACACTCTCATAAAGCGTCACTAGTTTCCTCCCTTTTTAGCGCATACACAACAATTCTAATAACGTCACCTTGTGGAGGATTTTGAGAAATGCTAAATTGGTAATCAGGAACGACTCATTAAAAgtctttttttcttcattttctctacTACAGACTGCAGAAGAGCTTCCTGCTGAGGGCCGTGATGTGTCTGCCCCCAGCGTGAAAAGCAAGCAGGCAAAGAAAGACTTTTCTCCATGTGGGAACTTCGTATCCACCTCTGGGACTAATCCAGCTGTTCTAACTGAAGAGTAAGtactcactctccacacatcacatactCAATCTTTACATACATGTGCTGGAAGATTAAACTAGGTGACAAtgtaacactttttttttttcccccagacATTGGCAAGAGCTGAGGAACACACTGCCATGCAATGTGAGTACGAATCTACgaatctgtctctctgtcttcctatctacctgtatgtctgtctgtgtttactGGTAGAACAAAACACAGTACAAATCAGGGTAGGAGTTACCATAGCAACATGAGCCTTTGGCCATGTCTGGTCAGACCTTCATAACCAGGgattaatttgtaaatcaaacgttgCCGGAACGCAAGCGTAAATTGTTACACTGGTGGTATAATAttttaccggatcgaggcagagtTCCCAGAATgcacgcttcaaaattaaagagttcccggatcctgttccggcaggatctggctcaaattaagccctgttCATAATGGTACACGTTCTTTGCATTGGCATTTAAAGAAATAATCagcttaaggttaaaaaaaaaagcttttggATACTGATTAACGTTTTAGACTTGGCTTTAACCTAACTagatgaaaatggaggatttcATTGACGTGCTGGAAAAAATCTCAGCATGGGTGAAAGTAGCTGTGAAGGAGGTGGTTGCTCCAGGTTTTGAGTCAGGCCTGTTAGGGGTGAGGTCCTCAGCAGGAATCTGCATCTCCAGCAGCCCTCATGAGGTGGAGCATGGAAAGACACATGATTCAGAAGGTTGGTGGTGAGTATTCATTTGGAGTATTAATATGCTGAGTTATTTACTCAGTTAAACTCAGTCCACAAGCACTGAGTTTAACGGTTTTGGcttaattgtattttttttagtTTTATAGTTTATTGGGAAACTTTAATTTCAGCAGGTGTGATGTGGCCTCAAGAAGCAGCACAGCATCTCTGCCAGAGCCTCTCGGGGTCATCTTTGACATCTCAAAGGACAAGATCTTCAGCCTGATCCACGGAGAGGTCACGAGGGCCATTATGAATATGTTGCCACCTGAGACAAAACGTTATCTCGATATGAAAGAGACCATCAGCGTCATGTCCGCTATTGTGGATGACTCCCTAAAACAGGTGAAGGGCTAAAaatgttttagttcatttattctattatttttattattagtcATGTTTTCCTCCATAgttgatgtgtttatatatccATTAGCAATATATGCAGTGTGAGACCAAGGCGAGTGATCAGTGACTACAATCTTGTTTACTGCTCTTGCACATGTTGTTACTCTAGATGAACTCATCTCTTCGGGAGATTTATTGCACTTCTGACCTCTATGAAAGTGTTAGACTGTCTGTAAGCCACATTGAGTACGTTGCCCACCATCTGATGCTTGGAGTTATGACCAGAATGCTGGGTTTTCTGGAATTTTGCATAATCACAAGCTGGTCAAGTGACATTCGAGGTttccccacacacattcatgacgagctggatgagttgctgcctTTGGTCACATCGGCAACAGTAGGTGCAACTGTTGAGCACATGTTGAGCGTCTGCAGTGAGGGAACATCAAATGATGTTGCTGGAGATGTCTCAGACAGACCCCTGTGGGACTTCCTACAGGCTGTGTCTAAACACATCAGCTCTGCAGCTCTGAGTGGCAAAACCTCATCCTCAATTGACCGGATTATGCAGTTGCTGGAGTACAGCAAGCCGAGACCCCGTTCTGAAAGGATCTTGGAGAGTATCATTTTCAGCAGCACAAATGAAGATCATAACATGGGCATGTTCAATAATAAGGTGAACACACATGGGCTCTTCAGTATGTCCTGTGAGACTTTCCAGCTCGAGGCTTCCAAGAGGGTTAGCAATGTCATTATGAGTGTTACCTCAGAGCTCACAAAAGTATCCCAGGTGTCAATCTTCAAAAATGCAGATTTGAGCTCACCTCCAGTTTCTGAAGCTTCCCTCAAAAGTAATGCCTTTGATTCAGCAGTATCGATTGTAAATGGAATTACCGATGCACTCAGAAGCTCTTTTGAGGAGGATTTGTTAAAGATAGCTCATCCATCCACTGACCCAGCACTGTACAAATCTCAAGTGCAGCTGGTATCAGAAAAGGTCCTGAGGTCCACCCAGGCTAAACTTAAAGATGCTTTGGTGACAAACCTCCTCATCAGGGCTGATGTAATTATGGCAGCCCAATCCAGTGGCAGTAAGTGCTACAACCTACTGCTGAACGCGAAAAACATCACAAAGAGCATTATTGAATGCATGTTGTCAGTGCTTCCATTCTCTGAAGTGCACATTCCTGGACAACTAATAGCAAGGGATTTTTTAACATCTCTGAAGGAAAGGCTGGAGGTTTTATGCATGAGGCCGATGTTAACCTCATCTGACATTCATTTAGAAGCCCTCAGTGACTTCATAACTGTAGACAGTTTTGAAGTAATTGCTGAGAAATTGATCAGCAGTGGTCCCCTTAAGCAAAATGAGAAGTCTGAGTGTTCCTGGAAAGCACTGGAAAGCATACTCTCCATAGACTCCCTCAGGCAGTCTTCCCAGGAGCTCATCCCTATAGTGGGGAACTTAATGCTGGGAAGGATTGCGGCTCTGGACCAAGAAAGAGCACAAATGAGCTGCGGGGAGACTCTGTCAGTGTTGTCAGATACTGACCTCTCCAATGAGGCACTCCAGTCAGGCATCGTGAGGAGCTTTGTGAAGACAGCTACAGAACAGCTTCTCCAACAATGCCTTGGTCTGAAAACCTGCACCAAGCCTGACACTGTGTCTTTCTTTGAGCGCTACTCTTTTGGAAGCCCATCCGTGAGGGAGGCTGACTTGGAGGTGAGGCAGTCACAACAGCGATGCTGCTTTGAGCTGTCAGCTGTGATTGCCCACACTGTGATCAGTGACCTCACTGGCAACACCACCTCTCAGTCAGAACAGGACCATACTGGCTCTGCTCTGCAGAAGAAGAAATCTTCTTGTCGGTGGTTCAGGTTTCCAAGATTTCTGAAGCTGAGATTCAAggtatgtttttaaaatgtctttattCCCAGTCACACCATTAGCTTTAGACTCTGCTTTTCTGAATGATTTTCAACCATATATTTATGCTACTGTCagaatcatattttgaatgattttTATCAAATTTTCTGCTCTTTGTTAAGAAATGGACAAAGAAAGTGCGTTTTCACACAGAGGACCAGGTGGTGGACAAACATATTCCAGATGGTACGTGTTTTAGTATTTCTATAGTGAAGTTGAGTTGATGACAGTATTGTACATAAAGAAGTGAGGGGTCCATGGTTTAGTTGTGTTCCATGGTTTAGTAGTCTTTCATGCTGCACAACTAATAAGGCATGaacaacaataatgacaacagcATGGAAGACTACACACAGCATCCCTCTCACACCGTCTACTTCCTTTGACAACTATTTCCTTTCCTCTTTTGTagcaccatccacctctgacaAGACCATCCCTAAGATCAGGAGAAAGTCGTTGCGTACCAGACTGGCAACAGCTTTTACCAAGATCTGCAGAAAATCAGGGGAATCACCTACTTAGGTGATATTGCTGGAATTTAAAAATGTTattcaaataaaatgaaaaaaaaaagaaaaacagactgCTTATTTGTGACACCTACATGGTTACACGTGACATTAAAGGGCTAGACTTCTTATTCATTATGGTACAATTCCCATTTTTATTGTACAGAAACTTCTTGTACAGAAGCTTCTACGAAACAGACTTGGTAGAAGGCAATATGCATGACTATTGTTGGCAGATTGAACGGATGATTTCAAGCCTAACAACGGTTGAAAAGACAAAATTCAGTAATAACAGTACTGCACAGCAGCATCCTCACCCCCAAATAGCATAATAACTACCAATAATATTCTAGTTGGACCCCATCATCTcatagagaaatagagacaatCTTATCTAaacaaatgaaataatgaacCTAATTTGTATAGCAGTTTGTTAAGCAAGGTCTATGGTGATTTACAGAAAAAAGGATGTATGAAAGGATAATAAAGCTTACATCTCCCTGAGCTCAATCACCTCAGGAAGGTATTTGCCTGTAACGCTGGCGAGCAATGGCTTTTATTTAGCCAAGAAGCTGCACAGTTAACGCCTCTCACACAAAAAGGAAACCTCTTTCCGTCAAAAGGAAACTTCTGTGAACTGAATGAAAAATATTATATACTTAAAAATCATTTGAATTTATCAAGATGGTAAACTGAACCTGTGCCGTCAACACTAAAACTCCAGTGTCGGGGCAAAATGTATATTCAGTCTTTCTGTAATCATATTCAGTATTCATATATGTATTGACTACTATTAGTAAGCAGTGGAAACGAAATCACTTTACACTGTGTTCCAAATTAATATGCAAGTAATATTTTCTCACATTTtccaaaaataacgtagctattgtaactgaccgttctccccatcaagatcctatgtgatgcttcccacctcatcacaaatgttgaaaccagatggccaggatccatgcatgattccacactgtacaacaaatttgaacagggtaggcctgaggtagttaTGCTAGTTCTTCACAtacagtgtaatagttaaatcatttcaaaccctagtgtgattataggacactatgacggcctccttcatggagacagagggtatccctgcctgccctatacctcatgactccctattcagatcctgcacctggaccacagtcccaatacaatcaggcccacagcaaaaccaaggCAAGAATTGAAAttaccctaggaatcctcgaggccaggttcctgtgcctgaaggggctcagagttacccctgatagggtgtgccacataataatggcatatgtggtattacacaacattgcaaccatccaggaagagtgacagcctaccatctctgacatgcccacagatgaggaaccttacatgcatgtgggtgacaacagagatggtgcagttgtcagagactccatctgcaatcactgctttccacattaaatcatgcaccaccacccaccccaccccaccatccaccctgtaaccttttaatatacattacagtcaaattcactgttatgtttcctgtaaataaatatattttagaatatattttaagaataagatatagttatgtacagccataccactttgtacaatattcttatacttcatttttatcggatgccatgtgtgtttcacaccactcagattagacctggaattagtaagtgttcaattaaaaaaatatttaaaaactcaatacagtattataaaggtggagaaaataataatataatcgcgcccttctgctaaatataaaaatatcattttcactcacgcattaactctgttggcaattttttgacatgctgactgcctttctctcagctaccgcagtattacatttacgtttaataatatctatatattctgcatacgcagtcattaatacttcaagctacagtggtatgaaatacgatgctcggctgattttcgcgtttaagtcaatgataaatcctatttatctgcgttccattaagaatgcctttcatagttatgcgtgaacgcgcttctgtctgggtcaaccttctcagagttgagcgaccctgattactttaactccgatcagccgttttggaaccaaaaattctgagtatgtcagatcggggtaagacaactcagagttcagggttaagtttagagtttgttaaagccgctttctggaataccccccagctCATATGACtgcactgctacacacacacacacacacacacacacacacacacacacacacacacacagacacgcatacacactgcactgctgcacacacagacacacacgttaCTAGTCTAACAGACTGAGGGTTGGCCGTTTCCATGACATTATAGCCCAACCTCACTCGGAGTGTTACAGGTAATGAGTAGATCTCCTGACACTCAATCATGTGGAACAGCAGATGTATTAGCACCATGTCCACAGActgcacacatccaccacaAACAGTGAGATTTTAAATGCATTTCTCAGACAGTCTGGCCATATGCTTGAGCTTAAGAGAGAACTTCTTAAACGTCTGTCCACCAGAGTCACAGAAAGGGTGTGgggggttgagagagagagaggggggggggggggtagaacaAGTCTCAGGAGTAATGTAATACCCCAGGCCAGAGGTGCTAGCTAATGATGGCATTTTTATAATAGTGCACATGGCTTTCCAATCCACCTTTGGAATGAATACAGAGAATTTGCTTGACGTCGCCATCTGCTGGACATAAAGGATTCCCTAAGGTTTAGTGGGGGCGAGAGCTGCTTTGACCACT from Brachyhypopomus gauderio isolate BG-103 unplaced genomic scaffold, BGAUD_0.2 sc81, whole genome shotgun sequence encodes:
- the LOC143493069 gene encoding uncharacterized protein LOC143493069 isoform X3; translated protein: MSKQMRRTAEELPAEGRDVSAPSVKSKQAKKDFSPCGNFVSTSGTNPAVLTEEHWQELRNTLPCNMKMEDFIDVLEKISAWVKVAVKEVVAPGFESGLLGVRSSAGICISSSPHEVEHGKTHDSEGWCRCDVASRSSTASLPEPLGVIFDISKDKIFSLIHGEVTRAIMNMLPPETKRYLDMKETISVMSAIVDDSLKQMNSSLREIYCTSDLYESVRLSVSHIEYVAHHLMLGVMTRMLGFLEFCIITSWSSDIRGFPTHIHDELDELLPLVTSATVGATVEHMLSVCSEGTSNDVAGDVSDRPLWDFLQAVSKHISSAALSGKTSSSIDRIMQLLEYSKPRPRSERILESIIFSSTNEDHNMGMFNNKVNTHGLFSMSCETFQLEASKRVSNVIMSVTSELTKVSQVSIFKNADLSSPPVSEASLKSNAFDSAVSIVNGITDALRSSFEEDLLKIAHPSTDPALYKSQVQLVSEKVLRSTQAKLKDALVTNLLIRADVIMAAQSSGSKCYNLLLNAKNITKSIIECMLSVLPFSEVHIPGQLIARDFLTSLKERLEVLCMRPMLTSSDIHLEALSDFITVDSFEVIAEKLISSGPLKQNEKSECSWKALESILSIDSLRQSSQELIPIVGNLMLGRIAALDQERAQMSCGETLSVLSDTDLSNEALQSGIVRSFVKTATEQLLQQCLGLKTCTKPDTVSFFERYSFGSPSVREADLESEQDHTGSALQKKKSSCRWFRFPRFLKLRFKKWTKKVRFHTEDQVVDKHIPDAPSTSDKTIPKIRRKSLRTRLATAFTKICRKSGESPT
- the LOC143493069 gene encoding uncharacterized protein LOC143493069 isoform X4, coding for MNMLPPETKRYLDMKETISVMSAIVDDSLKQMNSSLREIYCTSDLYESVRLSVSHIEYVAHHLMLGVMTRMLGFLEFCIITSWSSDIRGFPTHIHDELDELLPLVTSATVGATVEHMLSVCSEGTSNDVAGDVSDRPLWDFLQAVSKHISSAALSGKTSSSIDRIMQLLEYSKPRPRSERILESIIFSSTNEDHNMGMFNNKVNTHGLFSMSCETFQLEASKRVSNVIMSVTSELTKVSQVSIFKNADLSSPPVSEASLKSNAFDSAVSIVNGITDALRSSFEEDLLKIAHPSTDPALYKSQVQLVSEKVLRSTQAKLKDALVTNLLIRADVIMAAQSSGSKCYNLLLNAKNITKSIIECMLSVLPFSEVHIPGQLIARDFLTSLKERLEVLCMRPMLTSSDIHLEALSDFITVDSFEVIAEKLISSGPLKQNEKSECSWKALESILSIDSLRQSSQELIPIVGNLMLGRIAALDQERAQMSCGETLSVLSDTDLSNEALQSGIVRSFVKTATEQLLQQCLGLKTCTKPDTVSFFERYSFGSPSVREADLEVRQSQQRCCFELSAVIAHTVISDLTGNTTSQSEQDHTGSALQKKKSSCRWFRFPRFLKLRFKKWTKKVRFHTEDQVVDKHIPDAPSTSDKTIPKIRRKSLRTRLATAFTKICRKSGESPT
- the LOC143493069 gene encoding uncharacterized protein LOC143493069 isoform X2, with the protein product MSKQMRRTAEELPAEGRDVSAPSVKSKQAKKDFSPCGNFVSTSGTNPAVLTEEHWQELRNTLPCNMKMEDFIDVLEKISAWVKVAVKEVVAPGFESGLLGVRSSAGICISSSPHEVEHGKTHDSEGWWCDVASRSSTASLPEPLGVIFDISKDKIFSLIHGEVTRAIMNMLPPETKRYLDMKETISVMSAIVDDSLKQMNSSLREIYCTSDLYESVRLSVSHIEYVAHHLMLGVMTRMLGFLEFCIITSWSSDIRGFPTHIHDELDELLPLVTSATVGATVEHMLSVCSEGTSNDVAGDVSDRPLWDFLQAVSKHISSAALSGKTSSSIDRIMQLLEYSKPRPRSERILESIIFSSTNEDHNMGMFNNKVNTHGLFSMSCETFQLEASKRVSNVIMSVTSELTKVSQVSIFKNADLSSPPVSEASLKSNAFDSAVSIVNGITDALRSSFEEDLLKIAHPSTDPALYKSQVQLVSEKVLRSTQAKLKDALVTNLLIRADVIMAAQSSGSKCYNLLLNAKNITKSIIECMLSVLPFSEVHIPGQLIARDFLTSLKERLEVLCMRPMLTSSDIHLEALSDFITVDSFEVIAEKLISSGPLKQNEKSECSWKALESILSIDSLRQSSQELIPIVGNLMLGRIAALDQERAQMSCGETLSVLSDTDLSNEALQSGIVRSFVKTATEQLLQQCLGLKTCTKPDTVSFFERYSFGSPSVREADLEVRQSQQRCCFELSAVIAHTVISDLTGNTTSQSEQDHTGSALQKKKSSCRWFRFPRFLKLRFKKWTKKVRFHTEDQVVDKHIPDAPSTSDKTIPKIRRKSLRTRLATAFTKICRKSGESPT
- the LOC143493069 gene encoding uncharacterized protein LOC143493069 isoform X1 codes for the protein MSKQMRRTAEELPAEGRDVSAPSVKSKQAKKDFSPCGNFVSTSGTNPAVLTEEHWQELRNTLPCNMKMEDFIDVLEKISAWVKVAVKEVVAPGFESGLLGVRSSAGICISSSPHEVEHGKTHDSEGWCRCDVASRSSTASLPEPLGVIFDISKDKIFSLIHGEVTRAIMNMLPPETKRYLDMKETISVMSAIVDDSLKQMNSSLREIYCTSDLYESVRLSVSHIEYVAHHLMLGVMTRMLGFLEFCIITSWSSDIRGFPTHIHDELDELLPLVTSATVGATVEHMLSVCSEGTSNDVAGDVSDRPLWDFLQAVSKHISSAALSGKTSSSIDRIMQLLEYSKPRPRSERILESIIFSSTNEDHNMGMFNNKVNTHGLFSMSCETFQLEASKRVSNVIMSVTSELTKVSQVSIFKNADLSSPPVSEASLKSNAFDSAVSIVNGITDALRSSFEEDLLKIAHPSTDPALYKSQVQLVSEKVLRSTQAKLKDALVTNLLIRADVIMAAQSSGSKCYNLLLNAKNITKSIIECMLSVLPFSEVHIPGQLIARDFLTSLKERLEVLCMRPMLTSSDIHLEALSDFITVDSFEVIAEKLISSGPLKQNEKSECSWKALESILSIDSLRQSSQELIPIVGNLMLGRIAALDQERAQMSCGETLSVLSDTDLSNEALQSGIVRSFVKTATEQLLQQCLGLKTCTKPDTVSFFERYSFGSPSVREADLEVRQSQQRCCFELSAVIAHTVISDLTGNTTSQSEQDHTGSALQKKKSSCRWFRFPRFLKLRFKKWTKKVRFHTEDQVVDKHIPDAPSTSDKTIPKIRRKSLRTRLATAFTKICRKSGESPT